A genomic window from Xyrauchen texanus isolate HMW12.3.18 chromosome 31, RBS_HiC_50CHRs, whole genome shotgun sequence includes:
- the LOC127624731 gene encoding cytochrome c oxidase subunit 8B, mitochondrial-like, with translation MSGLLRGIARIRTSPVLRGSAVTQRANIATRPAKDAVGPAETAIGLMVFSLAILGPAGWVLANLENYKKKGSADSE, from the exons ATGTCTGGACTTCTGCGGGGAATCGCGAGAATCCGAACCTCCCCGGTTCTGCGGGGATCAGCCGTCACCCAGCGAGCCAACATCGCTACACGACCAGCCAAGGACGCTGTTGGTCCTGCT GAGACAGCAATTGGTCTGATGGTGTTTTCCCTTGCCATCCTGGGACCAGCTGGGTGGGTTCTGGCCAACCTGGAAAACTATAAAAAGAAGGGTTCTGCTGATTCTGAGTGA